DNA sequence from the Candidatus Fermentibacter sp. genome:
TGACTTCTCGGACTGCGAGGATCTCGCCAGGAGGGCAGGCCTGCCCGTGAGGGTGGTCCTGGACAGGCTCAAGACGATGGCCTCCGAGCTGGAGGGCAGAGAAGGCGGCGGCGATGCCGGAGATCCCTGAGGGCTACGACCCCGAGACTCCAGCCTTCGATCTCGCGCGCCGCAGGTTGAAGTCGGGGCTGCTGTTCGCCCTGGCTCTCGCCGCCTGCGGGGCTCTCGTCGTCTTCCTCTTCGGGCTCCAGCCCCCGATGCAGGGCACCGAACGGTATGCCGCCGTGGGCGACTTCCCTCCCGACCACGCCTGGTTCAACACCCCCGTTCCCATCAGCCTCTACGACGATCTCAGCGGCCATGTCGTGGTGATGCTCTTCAGCGAGTTCAGCCGCCTGTCCGATGTCCAGGATCTCTCCCTCTTCGACGACCTGGACGGGATCTATGCTGATCGCCCCGTTGAGATGATCGTGGTGTTCGTGCCTTCGGACTCGACCGTCGAGTCATGGAGGAACACGGTCTCCGACTGGGGGATCCGGGTCCCCGTGATCGTGGATTCCGACGGGCTGGTGTCGCAGAGCATGATGGCGGACAGGTATCCGCTCGTGCAGGTCGTCGACTCCCACGGGCGCGTCGCGGGGCGCTACTACGAATCGTGGACCACGACCGACCTCGAGGGGGTCGTGAACGACGTGCTGATGCTCGGGCAGGCGGGGCGCTCCCTGGCCAACGAGCCGTACGAGAACAGCCCGGGCGAGTTCATCCCGCCATCTCTGCGTGACGGCTCGCGATGATGCTGGCGGACGAGAAGCTCGCCGCGATCAGGTCCGGGGATGCCTGCGACCTCTCGAGGCGCGACCTCACGGACATCCTCGGCGCAGGCCCCTCCATGGACGAACCCCTCTTCCACGCGGCATCCGCCGTTCTCGAGAGGACGGTCGGACCCGCCGTCTACCTCAGGGGGATAGTGGAGATCTCGAACGCCTGCCAGAAGAACTGCTTCTACTGCGGGCTCCGGAGGGACAACCCCGGGGTGGCCAGATACAGGATGTCCTCCGAAGAGGTTCTCGAGGCTCTCCAGGAAGGCTTCCGGGCCGGTCTGAGGTCGTTCCTGCTCCAGTCCGGCGAGATGCTGGGTGACGAGCACATCGAGACCGTCGCACAGGTGCTCTCGGAGTGCGGCAGGCTCTGGGGCGACTCCGTCAGGATGGTGCTCTCCCTCGGCGAGCTGCCCCGGGCCGTTCTCGACCGCCTGTGGGCCGCGGGGGGGAGGCGCTTCCTCCTTCGGATCGAAACATCCGACCGGGAGCTGTACGGCAGGCTCCATCCCCGCGACGGCATCCACCGCTGGAGCGAGAGGGACGCCTGCCTCGGATACCTCTCCGCCTCGGGATGGCAGACCGGGAGCGGAGTCCTCGTGGGACTCCCCTGGCAGACGGTGGAGCACCTCGCGGGGGATCTCGAGTACCTGCGCGGGATCGACATCGACATGTGCGGCATGGGCCCGTGGATAGAACACTCCGGTACGCCCCTCTTCGAGGCCCGGGACTCGGCCCCTCCGGTCAGGGAAAGAGTGTCGCTGACCCTGAGGATGATCGCTCTTCTGCGCATCATGATGCCGGAGATAAACATATCCGCCACGACCGCCCTCCAGACC
Encoded proteins:
- the hydE gene encoding [FeFe] hydrogenase H-cluster radical SAM maturase HydE — its product is MMLADEKLAAIRSGDACDLSRRDLTDILGAGPSMDEPLFHAASAVLERTVGPAVYLRGIVEISNACQKNCFYCGLRRDNPGVARYRMSSEEVLEALQEGFRAGLRSFLLQSGEMLGDEHIETVAQVLSECGRLWGDSVRMVLSLGELPRAVLDRLWAAGGRRFLLRIETSDRELYGRLHPRDGIHRWSERDACLGYLSASGWQTGSGVLVGLPWQTVEHLAGDLEYLRGIDIDMCGMGPWIEHSGTPLFEARDSAPPVRERVSLTLRMIALLRIMMPEINISATTALQTLDPDGLEKGLQAGANVFMPNLTPARFRENYNLYEGKALVRDDLETIIRSGKARCGSVRRLLVPDDPGDPLHYTRRLAAPGRGAEASGKADGGVL